In a single window of the Myxococcus stipitatus genome:
- a CDS encoding metal-dependent hydrolase — protein MNPIVHAELSWLAAQGLRERRDRVLVTCAGLAPDLDGLTLLAGEEWYARYHHVLFHGYVGALVTAAACVALARQRWRVAALALGAFHLHLLCDLAGSGPGWPIHYWWPTSMRDWFWDGQWDLSSWQNAVIGLVTTLACLACAVRWRRTPVELFSPRWDGEVTRVLRHRLLGEPYTPGGGSGT, from the coding sequence ATGAATCCCATCGTCCACGCGGAGCTGTCGTGGCTGGCCGCCCAGGGGTTGCGGGAGCGCCGGGACCGCGTCCTCGTCACCTGCGCGGGGCTGGCGCCGGACCTGGACGGCCTGACGCTGCTGGCGGGCGAGGAATGGTACGCGCGCTACCACCATGTGCTCTTCCACGGGTACGTGGGCGCGCTCGTCACGGCGGCCGCGTGCGTGGCGTTGGCCCGCCAGCGGTGGCGCGTGGCGGCGCTCGCGCTGGGGGCGTTCCACCTGCACCTGCTCTGTGATCTGGCGGGGAGCGGCCCCGGGTGGCCCATCCACTACTGGTGGCCCACGAGCATGCGGGACTGGTTCTGGGACGGGCAGTGGGACCTGTCCTCCTGGCAGAACGCCGTCATCGGGCTCGTGACGACGCTGGCGTGTCTGGCGTGCGCGGTGCGCTGGCGACGCACGCCCGTGGAGCTCTTCTCCCCGCGCTGGGACGGCGAGGTCACCCGCGTGCTCCGCCACCGGCTGCTCGGCGAGCCGTACACACCGGGCGGCGGCTCGGGGACCTGA
- a CDS encoding CHAT domain-containing protein produces the protein MKPTFDKVVVLALAAPMLILAVLLVRTSSKGGGGVDAQFWVERRASARIEARLTYPEADRYRPRVSSGGCPVPVEPIPLKELARLEVAGDWAGIAAAYGLQGEWNQSLSFLERMPSAPDRDSDLAAVYLARGSHEQALRLLDRVLASRPRHPQALWNRALVLRDMGLSMKAAETFDEVAALGEPGWSREAHGLALTLREETQERARRWRAARAATLALMDDPKAPLPLQEARQSPGIVRQHFYDVVRAAPSKERVLALLPLAQELDRTQGGSAMGDYVRRVAARDFARREPLAKGYADVLRHRGSAPDALLETARASGEDDLFVGLALQDKAALLRYLPELMARGPRQQDSWFSLYLEREQARKETADGEWWKAEQRLFNALQRCREGAFSARCVDLELRLGILYADLRRLTEAEQHARIAWSWARQLQEWELELTALETLAHISRDRSDFSSALAYVQEWSARGGRINNTCYWPHVNMAHIHYLALRPQEARASLEAAAACPQAPLDLMYGATFAEMARARPDPADAQRLGHALGIARPSNPMPGDAVYARYIEGRFALDRDNAQGQALLARVIEDAERLPPTDTLARESWTLGYSSLVTDAGRTGRFSRVLELMAAQLGTDIPTKCALAVAVHNERSVAVVQGPDGAVLGDYQGERKEPFAATPSSQLVPERLRQALRGCPQVDVLAWAPVFGRTDLLAPDVPWSFRMGRAARGEAKPAGRRLVVSSVEAPALLQLPRLPAWTPSPESEATALEHLSGSEATPSHVLSSMTRATEIEIHAHGISDPVISDASLVVLSPEGNGRYALTADIVRQQKLAGSPMVFLAACSAGRLASTATNEPFSLPAAFIQAGARAVLASTVDIPDAAGRFFDGVRQRIHAGAAPAVALRDERQKWLARDARNDWTHHVLLVETSD, from the coding sequence ATGAAGCCGACGTTCGACAAGGTCGTGGTCCTGGCGTTGGCCGCGCCCATGCTCATCCTGGCGGTCCTGCTCGTCCGCACGTCGTCCAAGGGGGGCGGCGGAGTGGACGCGCAGTTCTGGGTGGAGCGCAGGGCCTCGGCGCGCATCGAGGCGCGCCTCACCTATCCGGAGGCGGACCGGTACCGGCCGCGCGTGTCGTCCGGTGGCTGTCCCGTCCCCGTCGAACCGATTCCGCTCAAGGAGCTGGCCCGGCTGGAGGTGGCCGGGGACTGGGCGGGCATCGCCGCCGCGTACGGGCTCCAGGGCGAGTGGAACCAGTCCCTCTCCTTCCTGGAGCGCATGCCGTCCGCGCCGGACCGCGACAGCGACCTGGCCGCCGTGTACCTCGCCCGGGGCTCGCACGAGCAGGCGCTGCGGCTGCTGGACCGGGTGCTGGCGTCGCGTCCCAGGCATCCGCAAGCGCTGTGGAACCGCGCGCTGGTGCTGCGCGACATGGGCCTGTCCATGAAGGCGGCGGAGACGTTCGACGAGGTCGCCGCGCTCGGCGAGCCCGGCTGGAGCCGCGAGGCCCACGGCCTCGCGCTCACGCTGCGGGAGGAGACGCAGGAGCGGGCCCGGCGGTGGCGCGCCGCCCGCGCCGCGACGCTGGCGCTGATGGATGACCCGAAGGCGCCGCTGCCCCTTCAGGAGGCGCGGCAGAGCCCGGGCATCGTCCGTCAGCACTTCTACGACGTGGTGCGCGCCGCGCCGTCGAAGGAGCGCGTGCTGGCGCTGCTGCCGCTGGCGCAGGAGCTGGACCGGACGCAGGGCGGCAGCGCCATGGGCGACTACGTGCGGCGGGTGGCCGCGCGGGACTTCGCCCGGCGCGAGCCCCTGGCGAAGGGCTACGCGGACGTGCTGCGCCACCGCGGCTCGGCGCCGGACGCGCTGCTCGAGACGGCGCGCGCCTCCGGCGAGGACGACCTCTTCGTCGGGCTGGCGCTGCAGGACAAGGCCGCGCTGCTGCGCTACCTGCCGGAGCTGATGGCGCGCGGGCCCCGCCAGCAGGACTCGTGGTTCAGCCTCTACCTGGAGCGCGAGCAGGCGCGCAAGGAGACGGCGGACGGCGAGTGGTGGAAGGCGGAGCAGCGGTTGTTCAACGCGCTCCAGCGCTGCCGCGAGGGCGCCTTCTCCGCCCGCTGCGTGGACCTGGAGCTGCGGCTGGGCATCCTCTACGCGGACCTGCGGCGGCTGACGGAGGCCGAACAGCACGCGCGCATCGCCTGGTCCTGGGCGCGCCAGCTCCAGGAGTGGGAGCTGGAGCTGACGGCGCTGGAGACGCTGGCCCACATCTCGAGGGACCGCAGCGACTTCTCCAGCGCGCTGGCGTACGTGCAGGAGTGGTCCGCGCGCGGGGGGCGCATCAACAACACCTGCTACTGGCCCCACGTGAACATGGCGCACATCCACTACCTGGCGCTGCGCCCGCAGGAGGCCCGCGCCTCGCTGGAGGCCGCCGCCGCGTGCCCGCAGGCGCCCCTGGACCTGATGTACGGCGCCACCTTCGCGGAGATGGCGCGCGCGCGCCCGGACCCGGCGGACGCGCAGCGGCTGGGCCACGCGCTCGGCATCGCCCGTCCCTCCAACCCCATGCCCGGTGACGCCGTGTACGCGCGCTACATCGAGGGCCGCTTCGCGTTGGACCGGGACAACGCCCAGGGACAGGCGCTGCTGGCGCGCGTCATCGAGGACGCGGAGCGGCTGCCGCCCACGGACACGCTGGCGCGGGAGTCGTGGACGCTGGGCTACTCGTCGCTCGTCACCGACGCGGGGCGCACCGGGCGGTTCTCCCGCGTCCTGGAGTTGATGGCGGCGCAGCTGGGGACGGACATCCCCACGAAGTGCGCGCTGGCGGTCGCCGTGCACAACGAGCGCTCGGTGGCCGTCGTCCAGGGGCCGGACGGCGCGGTGCTGGGGGACTACCAGGGCGAGCGCAAGGAGCCCTTCGCCGCCACGCCCAGCTCGCAGCTCGTCCCGGAGCGGCTGCGCCAGGCGCTGCGCGGCTGTCCCCAGGTGGACGTGCTGGCGTGGGCGCCCGTCTTCGGGCGCACGGACCTGCTCGCGCCGGACGTGCCGTGGAGCTTCCGCATGGGACGCGCCGCGCGGGGAGAAGCGAAGCCGGCCGGCCGGCGCCTCGTCGTCTCCAGCGTGGAGGCGCCCGCGCTGCTCCAGCTGCCCCGGCTGCCGGCCTGGACGCCGTCGCCGGAGTCGGAGGCCACCGCGCTCGAGCACCTGTCGGGTTCGGAGGCCACGCCCTCGCACGTGCTGTCCAGCATGACGCGCGCGACGGAGATCGAAATCCACGCGCACGGCATCAGCGACCCGGTCATCTCCGACGCGTCCCTGGTGGTGCTCTCACCGGAGGGCAACGGCCGCTACGCGCTCACCGCGGACATCGTCCGGCAGCAGAAGCTGGCGGGCTCGCCCATGGTCTTCCTCGCGGCGTGCAGCGCGGGGCGGCTGGCCTCCACCGCCACGAACGAGCCCTTCAGCCTGCCGGCGGCCTTCATCCAGGCCGGCGCGCGCGCGGTGCTCGCCTCCACCGTGGACATCCCGGACGCGGCCGGCCGCTTCTTCGACGGCGTGCGCCAGCGCATCCACGCCGGCGCCGCGCCCGCGGTGGCCCTGCGCGACGAGCGCCAGAAGTGGCTGGCCCGCGACGCGCGCAACGACTGGACGCACCACGTGCTGCTGGTGGAGACGTCCGACTGA
- the cobT gene encoding nicotinate-nucleotide--dimethylbenzimidazole phosphoribosyltransferase, whose protein sequence is MPAYRDVLVRIPEPDIDAGRKCQALLDLKTKPQGSLGRLEELACQWAALRGEPAPAPPRKGLVVMAADHGVTEEGVSAYPSEVTGQMVANFSRGGAAINVLARQHDVRVQVVDMGVRNPVEGLEGVRVHRQGPGTSNFTRGPAMSRRAAEEALSVGALLAQEMADEGITLLGLGEMGIGNTTSSAALTCVLTGVSPDVATGRGTGVDDAGMVRKVDAVRRALAVNQPDAADPLDALAKVGGFEIAGLAGVALGAASRRVPVVLDGFISSVAGLVAARLCPRVTPFLVASHLSREIGHRRVLEALKQRPLIDLNLRLGEGTGAVLAMGLLDSSLRILHEMATFSSAGVAEKTRRR, encoded by the coding sequence ATGCCTGCCTACCGTGACGTGCTCGTCAGGATTCCCGAGCCAGACATCGACGCCGGGCGGAAGTGTCAGGCGCTGCTCGACCTGAAGACGAAGCCCCAGGGCAGCCTGGGGAGGCTCGAGGAGCTGGCGTGTCAGTGGGCGGCGCTGCGTGGGGAGCCCGCCCCCGCCCCGCCGCGCAAGGGCCTGGTGGTGATGGCGGCGGACCATGGCGTGACCGAGGAGGGCGTGAGCGCCTATCCGTCGGAGGTCACCGGGCAGATGGTGGCCAACTTCTCCCGAGGCGGCGCGGCCATCAACGTGCTGGCGCGCCAGCACGACGTGCGCGTGCAGGTCGTCGACATGGGCGTGCGCAACCCGGTGGAGGGGCTGGAGGGCGTGCGCGTGCACCGCCAGGGCCCGGGCACGTCGAACTTCACGCGAGGCCCGGCCATGTCGCGGCGCGCGGCGGAGGAGGCGTTGAGCGTGGGCGCGCTGCTGGCGCAGGAGATGGCGGACGAGGGCATCACCCTGCTCGGCCTGGGGGAGATGGGCATCGGCAACACGACGTCGTCGGCCGCGCTGACGTGCGTGCTCACCGGCGTGTCCCCGGACGTGGCCACGGGCCGAGGCACCGGCGTGGACGACGCGGGCATGGTGCGCAAGGTGGACGCGGTGCGACGGGCGCTGGCGGTGAATCAGCCCGACGCGGCGGACCCCCTGGACGCGCTGGCCAAGGTGGGCGGGTTCGAGATCGCCGGGCTCGCGGGCGTGGCGCTGGGCGCGGCCTCGCGCCGGGTGCCCGTGGTGCTGGACGGGTTCATCTCCTCCGTGGCGGGGCTGGTGGCCGCGCGGCTGTGTCCCCGGGTGACGCCCTTCCTCGTCGCCAGCCACCTGTCGCGGGAGATTGGCCACCGCCGGGTGCTGGAGGCGCTCAAGCAGCGGCCCCTGATCGACCTCAACCTGCGGCTGGGCGAGGGCACCGGCGCGGTGCTCGCCATGGGTCTGCTGGACAGCAGCCTGCGCATCCTCCACGAGATGGCGACCTTCAGCTCCGCGGGCGTGGCGGAGAAGACGCGCAGGCGCTGA
- a CDS encoding MarR family winged helix-turn-helix transcriptional regulator, with protein MSVSVPPITRYERLQRLARRFPQLDASAIETCIALLRLSNELSGAYETRMARHGLSTGRFTVLVRLLSTQESEGGRGLTPAELAENSCVSRATMTGLLDTLEKDGLISRQDHPEDRRMYTVHLTPKAQALLEELVPQHFSRVATLMSDLDDTERATLRELLTKVSGRLPSFLEP; from the coding sequence ATGAGCGTGAGCGTCCCCCCCATCACCCGCTACGAGCGGTTGCAGCGCCTGGCCCGGCGGTTCCCCCAGCTGGACGCGAGCGCCATCGAGACGTGCATCGCGTTGCTGCGCCTGTCGAACGAGCTGTCCGGCGCCTATGAGACGCGGATGGCGCGCCATGGGCTGTCCACGGGGCGCTTCACCGTCCTGGTCCGCCTGCTCTCCACGCAGGAGAGCGAGGGCGGGCGGGGCCTGACGCCCGCAGAGCTGGCGGAGAACTCGTGCGTGAGCCGGGCCACCATGACGGGCCTGCTCGACACGCTGGAGAAGGACGGCCTCATCTCGCGCCAGGACCACCCCGAGGACCGGCGCATGTACACGGTGCACCTGACGCCCAAGGCCCAGGCCCTGCTCGAGGAGCTGGTTCCCCAGCACTTCAGCCGCGTCGCCACGCTCATGTCCGACCTGGACGACACCGAGCGAGCCACCTTGCGCGAGCTGCTGACCAAGGTCAGCGGCCGCCTCCCTTCCTTCCTGGAACCGTAG
- the cobS gene encoding adenosylcobinamide-GDP ribazoletransferase, which yields MKRLFAGIAFLSRIPVPGAASFDAADVGRSTLCFPVVGALLALVLVGVRHAVHPLLPATVAAFLLLGVLALLTGALHLDGLADMADGFGGGRTKEDVLRIMRDHVIGAYGGVALLFVVGLKVSALAALLARGQADAALLVALVLGRWASVPLGWLLPYARRSGGLGMAITDHVGRVEVLGATLVAVGVAVGLMGWKGGVALGAVAVVSALQGWWCMKRIDGITGDTLGANTEVCEALVFVLTLALG from the coding sequence ATGAAGCGCCTCTTCGCCGGCATCGCCTTCCTCAGTCGAATCCCCGTGCCCGGCGCCGCGAGCTTCGACGCGGCCGACGTGGGGCGCTCCACGCTGTGCTTCCCCGTGGTGGGCGCGCTGCTGGCCCTGGTGCTCGTGGGCGTGCGGCACGCCGTCCATCCGCTGCTGCCCGCCACCGTCGCGGCGTTCCTGCTGCTGGGCGTGCTGGCCCTGCTCACCGGCGCGCTGCACCTGGACGGGCTGGCGGACATGGCGGACGGCTTCGGTGGGGGCCGCACGAAGGAGGACGTGCTGCGCATCATGCGCGACCACGTCATCGGCGCGTACGGCGGCGTCGCCCTGCTCTTCGTCGTGGGCCTCAAGGTCAGCGCCCTGGCCGCGCTGCTCGCGCGGGGACAGGCGGACGCGGCCCTGCTGGTGGCGCTGGTGCTGGGCCGGTGGGCCTCCGTGCCCCTGGGGTGGCTGCTGCCCTACGCGCGCCGCTCGGGCGGGCTGGGCATGGCCATCACCGACCACGTCGGACGCGTGGAGGTGCTCGGCGCCACGCTGGTGGCCGTGGGCGTGGCGGTGGGGCTCATGGGCTGGAAGGGCGGCGTCGCGCTGGGCGCGGTGGCGGTCGTCTCCGCGCTCCAGGGGTGGTGGTGCATGAAGAGAATCGACGGCATCACCGGCGACACGCTGGGCGCCAACACCGAGGTCTGCGAGGCGCTGGTGTTCGTGCTGACGCTGGCGCTGGGCTGA
- a CDS encoding cupin-like domain-containing protein has product MSTEISRLSAEWQVWLVENLALGVTREEACRTLVGAGVSEAVALEEVARVEAHPFYQACQRLGRRYGWLESVMDVYSELHRQSGGHATLERREKLSSDEFFGRYYFGHRPVVLTGMMADWPALGRWSLPYLAERVGDVDVEVMTGRDTNPDHAPESDKHRSTMSFRDYVRMVATGGETNDYYMVPRNENWQRDGLAPLRDDVRAPAGIIDEALRPDMMTLLLGPAGTVTPLHHDNMNVLLAQVMGRKHVKLIPSFQRHLMYPRYGTFSHVDAERPDAERFPLYAETHRVEAVLEPGDLVFIPVGWWHWVRALDVSASVTFHHFKVPQGNTYLPTPH; this is encoded by the coding sequence ATGAGCACGGAAATTTCGCGACTCTCGGCGGAGTGGCAGGTCTGGCTGGTGGAGAACCTCGCGCTGGGCGTGACGCGCGAGGAGGCGTGCCGGACGCTGGTGGGGGCGGGGGTGAGCGAGGCGGTGGCGCTCGAGGAGGTGGCGCGGGTGGAGGCCCATCCGTTCTACCAGGCGTGTCAGCGGCTGGGCCGGCGCTACGGGTGGCTCGAGTCGGTGATGGACGTCTACAGCGAGCTGCACCGGCAGTCCGGCGGCCACGCGACGCTGGAGCGGCGCGAGAAGCTGTCGTCGGACGAGTTCTTCGGCCGCTACTACTTCGGCCACCGGCCGGTGGTGCTGACGGGGATGATGGCGGACTGGCCCGCGCTGGGGCGCTGGAGCCTGCCGTACCTGGCCGAGCGGGTGGGCGACGTGGACGTGGAGGTCATGACGGGGCGCGACACCAACCCGGACCACGCGCCCGAATCCGACAAGCACCGCTCGACGATGTCCTTCCGGGACTACGTGCGGATGGTGGCCACCGGCGGCGAGACGAACGACTACTACATGGTGCCGCGCAACGAGAACTGGCAGCGCGACGGGCTGGCGCCGCTGCGCGACGACGTGCGCGCGCCCGCGGGCATCATCGACGAGGCGCTCCGGCCGGACATGATGACGCTGCTGTTGGGCCCGGCGGGCACCGTCACCCCGCTGCACCACGACAACATGAACGTGCTGCTGGCGCAGGTGATGGGGCGCAAGCACGTCAAGCTCATCCCCTCCTTCCAGCGCCACCTGATGTACCCGCGCTACGGCACCTTCAGCCACGTGGACGCGGAGCGACCGGACGCGGAGCGCTTCCCGCTGTACGCGGAGACGCACCGGGTGGAGGCCGTGCTGGAGCCCGGGGACCTGGTCTTCATCCCGGTGGGCTGGTGGCACTGGGTGCGCGCGCTCGACGTGAGCGCGTCCGTGACCTTCCACCACTTCAAGGTCCCCCAGGGCAACACGTACCTGCCCACGCCCCACTGA
- a CDS encoding HlyD family secretion protein: MSTAAPSMDVPDSESPKNAPSAVKTPAAPRSRAKKVLPALLAVAVVGGGVRWVVSRGQESTDDAQVEGRIANVSPRVSGQVARVLVSDNQQVKAGDVLVELDATDLEAKLEVARADVLSAEAQAANARSQLALTEVNAGANLRQARGGVVQANSGISSSKAALDQARADVVAAEARFKLADTDLTRVKTLKREGAVTQADLDARQSAYDQAQAALDVARARLSSTEAGVQGSSGGLEAAQGKLAAAESGPVQVQAAEAAVKLADARLKQAQAALRLAELAVSYTKVLAPVSGVVSRRTVEVGQVVGPERPLMALVPQDDVWVVANFKEDQVGEMKAGQAVDVEVDAFGSHHFKGHVDSLAGASGARFALLPPDNASGNFVKVVQRIPVLIRFDDVKDVPLKPGMSAVVTVDTRSH, translated from the coding sequence ATGAGCACAGCCGCCCCATCGATGGATGTCCCTGATTCCGAGTCCCCGAAGAACGCTCCCTCCGCGGTGAAGACGCCCGCGGCGCCGCGCTCGCGCGCGAAGAAGGTGCTGCCCGCGCTGCTGGCCGTGGCGGTGGTGGGTGGAGGTGTCCGCTGGGTGGTGTCGCGCGGCCAGGAGTCGACGGATGACGCCCAGGTCGAGGGGCGCATCGCCAACGTGTCGCCGCGCGTGTCCGGCCAGGTGGCCAGGGTGCTGGTGAGTGACAACCAGCAGGTGAAGGCCGGCGACGTGCTGGTGGAGCTGGACGCGACGGACCTGGAGGCGAAGCTGGAGGTCGCGCGCGCGGACGTGCTGAGCGCGGAGGCCCAGGCGGCGAACGCGCGCTCGCAGCTGGCGCTCACGGAGGTCAACGCGGGCGCCAACCTGCGGCAGGCGCGCGGCGGCGTGGTGCAGGCCAACAGCGGCATCAGCTCCTCGAAGGCGGCGCTGGACCAGGCGCGCGCGGACGTGGTGGCGGCCGAGGCGCGCTTCAAGCTGGCGGACACGGACCTGACGCGCGTGAAGACGCTCAAGCGCGAGGGCGCGGTGACGCAGGCGGACCTGGACGCGCGGCAGTCCGCGTACGACCAGGCCCAGGCGGCGCTGGACGTGGCGCGCGCGCGGCTGTCGTCCACCGAGGCGGGCGTGCAGGGCTCCTCCGGTGGCCTGGAGGCGGCGCAGGGCAAGCTGGCCGCGGCCGAGTCCGGCCCGGTGCAGGTGCAGGCCGCGGAGGCCGCGGTGAAGCTGGCGGACGCGAGGCTGAAGCAGGCCCAGGCGGCGCTGCGGCTGGCGGAGCTGGCCGTGTCCTACACGAAGGTGCTCGCGCCGGTGTCCGGCGTGGTGAGCCGGCGCACGGTGGAGGTGGGGCAGGTGGTGGGCCCGGAGCGGCCCCTGATGGCGCTGGTCCCCCAGGACGACGTGTGGGTCGTCGCCAACTTCAAGGAGGACCAGGTGGGAGAGATGAAGGCGGGGCAGGCCGTGGACGTGGAGGTGGATGCCTTCGGCAGCCATCACTTCAAGGGCCACGTGGACAGCCTGGCGGGCGCCAGCGGCGCGCGCTTCGCGCTGCTGCCTCCGGACAACGCCTCCGGCAACTTCGTCAAGGTGGTGCAGCGCATCCCCGTGCTCATCCGCTTCGACGACGTGAAGGACGTGCCGCTCAAGCCGGGCATGAGCGCCGTCGTCACGGTGGACACGAGGAGCCACTGA
- a CDS encoding polysaccharide lyase, translated as MTACLRLAALVLLSVPALASAKVIWKGDFETGNTSQWTRSQSVANSRLQVVTDVVREGRYALKATVRHGDDPIGASGNRNELLFISEEKPGSTYFYKWSTMFPSNYPISDGWQVFTQWHQEGCCGSPPLEFFVRGDTIHMRVGGADGPIPWTTPLARGTWHDFVLQVKWSSNPKVGFVQLWHNGKLVLPKKMGATQFGSEKNYMKLGLYRQDTIRPEASVYHDGFVMATDQADVIPPATPTPAPAPQTPTTETPTTETPTTETPTTETPTTETPTTETPAPQTPTTETPPVITVPTLPGTGTPGAGVVNDDNLANAGAGCSATGSGGTPFLAATALLALTTLLGRRRQLARARASQR; from the coding sequence TTGACCGCATGCCTTCGACTCGCCGCCCTGGTGTTGCTGTCCGTCCCCGCGCTCGCGTCCGCGAAAGTCATCTGGAAGGGTGACTTCGAGACCGGGAACACCTCGCAGTGGACGCGCTCGCAGAGCGTCGCCAACAGCCGCCTCCAGGTCGTGACGGACGTGGTGCGCGAGGGGCGCTATGCCCTCAAGGCCACCGTCCGCCACGGCGATGACCCCATCGGCGCCAGTGGCAATCGCAACGAACTGCTCTTCATCAGCGAGGAGAAGCCGGGCTCCACGTACTTCTACAAGTGGAGCACGATGTTCCCGAGCAACTACCCCATCTCGGATGGGTGGCAGGTCTTCACGCAGTGGCACCAGGAGGGCTGCTGCGGCTCGCCGCCGCTGGAGTTCTTCGTGCGCGGGGACACCATCCACATGCGCGTGGGCGGCGCGGACGGCCCCATCCCCTGGACCACGCCGCTGGCGCGCGGCACCTGGCACGACTTCGTCCTCCAGGTGAAGTGGTCCTCCAACCCGAAGGTGGGCTTCGTGCAGCTGTGGCACAACGGCAAGCTGGTGCTGCCGAAGAAGATGGGCGCCACGCAGTTCGGCAGCGAGAAGAACTACATGAAGCTCGGCCTGTATCGCCAGGACACCATCCGCCCCGAGGCCAGCGTGTACCACGACGGGTTCGTCATGGCGACGGACCAGGCCGACGTGATTCCTCCCGCCACGCCCACGCCCGCCCCGGCTCCGCAGACGCCGACGACCGAGACGCCCACCACCGAGACGCCCACGACGGAGACTCCCACGACGGAGACGCCCACGACGGAGACGCCCACCACCGAGACGCCCGCGCCGCAGACGCCGACGACCGAGACGCCTCCGGTCATCACCGTGCCCACGCTGCCTGGCACCGGCACGCCGGGCGCGGGCGTGGTGAACGACGACAACCTCGCCAACGCGGGCGCGGGCTGCTCGGCCACGGGCTCGGGCGGGACGCCCTTCCTCGCGGCCACGGCGCTGCTGGCCCTGACGACGCTGCTCGGTCGGCGCCGCCAGCTCGCGCGGGCTCGCGCCTCCCAGCGCTGA
- a CDS encoding DHA2 family efflux MFS transporter permease subunit, producing the protein MKGEVITGSKAGITIAAMAAALMSVLDISIVNVALSDIRASFGTPMDQIAWVSTGYMMANVVVIPMTGWLQRRFGFRRYFTASILIFTAASVLCGLAWNLPSLVAFRVLQGVGGGAIIPTSQAILFARYPQKEHGMAGALFGLGAVTGPLLGPTVGGMLIEVASWHWIFLINLPVGLFAAFMAWRHIEQKDFEPSMDKVDRWGIALLAVGMASLQFVLEEGTREDWFDSMEITVLAVVAAVALITFIVHELETPQPVVDLRVFLNRSYAAATGINFLVGTALFGGSFLFSLFCGTVMRYSALDIGLVFLKGSAIQLALMPLIGRFGGKVDGRWLVGVGIMGMCLSLWTNGHLSSTADEAALIAPVFIRACSMGFIFVPLSVMALSNLRPDQRGNAAGLFNLTRELGGSIGTAWMSSALNRLTKVNTTAITSHVDVYGQVAQEQIAALKAAVAARVADPLAAAYGLLGQRINLQALVRAFNANFTVLTAIFACSLVLVVMLRKADPKVKVEGAH; encoded by the coding sequence GTGAAGGGAGAGGTCATCACCGGCTCCAAGGCCGGCATCACCATCGCCGCGATGGCCGCCGCGTTGATGTCCGTGCTGGACATCTCCATCGTCAACGTGGCGCTCAGCGACATCCGCGCGAGCTTCGGCACGCCGATGGACCAGATTGCCTGGGTCTCCACCGGCTACATGATGGCGAACGTGGTGGTCATCCCGATGACGGGCTGGCTCCAGCGCCGCTTCGGTTTCCGGCGCTACTTCACCGCGTCCATCCTCATCTTCACCGCCGCCAGCGTGCTGTGTGGCCTGGCGTGGAACCTGCCTTCGCTGGTGGCCTTCCGCGTCCTCCAGGGCGTGGGTGGCGGCGCCATCATCCCCACCTCGCAGGCCATCCTCTTCGCGCGCTATCCGCAGAAGGAGCACGGCATGGCGGGCGCGCTTTTCGGCCTGGGCGCGGTGACGGGGCCGCTGCTCGGTCCCACGGTGGGCGGCATGCTCATCGAGGTGGCGAGCTGGCACTGGATCTTCCTCATCAACCTGCCGGTGGGCCTGTTCGCGGCCTTCATGGCGTGGCGCCACATCGAGCAGAAGGACTTCGAGCCGTCCATGGACAAGGTGGACCGGTGGGGCATCGCCCTGCTGGCCGTGGGCATGGCGTCGCTCCAGTTCGTGCTGGAGGAGGGCACGCGCGAGGACTGGTTCGACAGCATGGAAATCACCGTGCTCGCGGTGGTGGCGGCGGTGGCGCTCATCACGTTCATCGTGCACGAACTGGAGACACCCCAGCCGGTGGTGGACCTGAGGGTGTTCCTCAACCGCTCCTACGCGGCGGCCACGGGCATCAACTTCCTGGTGGGCACCGCGCTGTTCGGGGGCTCGTTCCTCTTCAGCCTCTTCTGCGGCACGGTGATGCGCTACTCGGCGCTCGACATCGGGTTGGTGTTCCTCAAGGGCAGCGCCATCCAGCTGGCGTTGATGCCGCTCATCGGCCGCTTCGGCGGGAAGGTGGATGGGCGGTGGCTGGTGGGCGTGGGCATCATGGGGATGTGTCTGTCGCTGTGGACCAACGGCCACCTGAGCAGCACCGCGGACGAGGCGGCGCTCATCGCGCCGGTGTTCATCCGCGCCTGCTCCATGGGCTTCATCTTCGTGCCCCTGTCGGTGATGGCGCTCAGCAACCTGCGGCCGGACCAGCGCGGCAACGCGGCGGGCTTGTTCAACCTGACGCGTGAGTTGGGCGGGTCCATCGGCACGGCGTGGATGAGCAGCGCGCTCAACCGCCTGACGAAGGTGAACACCACGGCCATCACGTCCCACGTCGACGTGTACGGCCAGGTGGCGCAGGAGCAGATCGCCGCGCTCAAGGCGGCGGTGGCCGCGCGCGTGGCGGACCCGCTGGCCGCGGCCTATGGGCTGCTGGGGCAGCGCATCAACCTGCAGGCGCTGGTGCGGGCCTTCAACGCCAACTTCACGGTGCTCACCGCCATCTTCGCGTGCTCGCTGGTGCTGGTGGTGATGCTGCGCAAGGCCGACCCCAAGGTGAAGGTCGAGGGCGCGCACTAG